A stretch of DNA from Streptomyces spiramyceticus:
GTCGACCCGAAGCGGCTGGAACCCGTCGACCCGGCGGCGTATCTCCCCGAGGAATTCCGGCTGGGCGACCGCGCCCTGTACCTGTATGCCCCGAATGGCCTAGGCCGCTCCAAGCTTGCCGAAGCACTGGCGAAACCGTCGCTCTTCAAGGGCGTGACCGCCACGTCCCGGAACTGGAACACGGTCGCCAAGCTCGTGGAGATGACCCGTGACTGATCGGACCTCCGGCACAGGCTCCGCCGTCGACGACGCCATGGAGTGCGAACTGCGGCTGCTGGACCCGGACGTCCGCAACTCCGCGGAGCTCCTCGCGGAACTCCTGCACCCCGAGTTCAGCGAGTTCGGCGTCTCGGGCCGACGCTGGGACCGCGAATCGATCATCGAGGCGGTCGCCGACGCGTCGGCGCCGACGGGCCGCGCGATCACCACCATGCGGATGAAAGGGGTCCAGCTCGCCCCCGACCTCGTGCAGCTGACCTTCGACACGAACACCAACGGCCGCCTCGCGCACCGGAGTTCATTGTGGCGCCTGACCGAAGACCGGGGCTGGCTCCTCTACTTCCACCAGGGAACGCCGTACGAGGACTAACCGGCCCCACTCGCGCGCGAGCGAACAGGGGAACAGCCCCGCAGGGCACGCACCTACGCGCTGACCGCCGCCAGCCGCACCGGCACCCGCGCCTCGTCGTAACGCACGAGCAGCAGCCGGGCCAGCTCCGGCGACGCGCCCAGGACCTCGCCCAGCACCTCGGCGCCACCCTCGCGCGCGCCCCGCGCGATCCGGTCCGGCAGGAAGCCCGGCGCTATGACGTACGGGGCGACGGCGATACGCCGTACCCCCGCCGCCGCCCGCAAGTCCCGTACCGCATCCTCGGTACGGGGATAGCCCCCGGCAGATACAGCGGAGGCGAACGCAGGCCGCACGGCGCACCAACCGGTGTACCGCAGCTCCCGCGCAATTTCAGCGATCACTGCGATCGCCTCCGGGTCTGTGGAGCCCGCCGAGGCCAGGACGACCCCGGTCGAGCTCTTGTCACCGGGGCTGAGCCCGGCTTCGTACAGTCGCCGCTCCAGCGCGGTGAGGAGGAGCGGCGACGGGCCGAGAACCTCCGCCTGGTGGACCCGCAGCCGGGGCAGCCGCGCCGACGCCTCGCGCAGCGCGGCCGGAATGTCGGCCTTCGCATGGAAGGCGCGGGTCAACAGGAGCGGCAGGGCAACCACGTCCTGCACACCTTCCCCCGCCAGACGCTCCAGCACCTGCGGCACCGCGGGTGCGTTGAAGTCCAGGAAGCCGGTCTCCACACGCAGGCCGGGCCGCGCCGCCCGCACCCGCTCCACCAGGGCGTGCACGGTCGCGGCATGCCGCGGGTCGCGGCTGCCGTGGGCTATGACCAGGAGGACGGGGCGACGGGACATGGTGATCAGCCCTTGGTGAGCAGGCCACGGCTGCGCAGCACGCGGCGCTCCAGCGGGGAGAAGAACAGCAGGTCGATGCCGATGCCGACGATCAGGATCAGGATGATCGTGGCCAGCACACCCGACATGTCGTTGAAGGTGCGGAAGTTCTCCATCAACTGGCCCAGGCCGGTGCCGAGATCGGGCGAGCTGGCGATCAGCTCCGCGGCCATCAGCGAGCGCCACGAGAACGCCCACCCCTGCTTCAGCCCGGCCAGGTACCCGGGCAGCGCGGCGGGCAGCAGCACATGCCGGATGCCGTTGATACCGGTGGCCCCGATGGTGCGGCCGGCCCGCAAATACAGCGGCGGGATCTGGTCGACACCGGCGACGAGACCGTTCGCGATCGACGGTACGGCGCCGAGCAGCACCACCGCGTAGATCGTCGCGTCGGTCAGCCCGAACCAGATGATCGCGGCGGGCACCCACGCCACCGACGGCAGCGACTGAAGCCCCGACAGGATCGGCCCGATCGCCGCCCGCACCACCTTCACCCGGGCCACGAGCAGACCCAGCGGTGTACCGATGGCGACCGACACCGCGAAGCCGAGGGCGCCGCGCGAAATGCTCGTCCAGATGTAGCCGAGCAGGGTGCCTTCGAGCCACATCTGCTCGATCGAGTGCCATACGTCGACCGGGCTGGGCAGCACGTAGTCCGGCTTGATGTCCGACGCCGCGGCGAACTGCCACAGCGTGATCACCAGGACGACGGCGACGAGCGGCGGCACCACCTTGGACAGCAGGATCCGCCCGAGGCCCACCCGTTCGGTGGTGTGGGTCTCCAGTGCGTCCAGGCCGGCCTCCAGACCGGCGAGGTCGTTCTTCGGGCTTGTCTCAGTGCTGGCCATGTCGACGGATCTCCCCCCGCAGCTGTTCAGTGATCTCTACGGACAGGTCGGCGACCGCGGAATCCTCGATCCGGCGCGGCTGCGGGATGCCGACCCGCCACTCGCGCGCGATGCGTCCCGGACGGGACGACA
This window harbors:
- a CDS encoding nuclear transport factor 2 family protein: MECELRLLDPDVRNSAELLAELLHPEFSEFGVSGRRWDRESIIEAVADASAPTGRAITTMRMKGVQLAPDLVQLTFDTNTNGRLAHRSSLWRLTEDRGWLLYFHQGTPYED
- a CDS encoding sirohydrochlorin chelatase, which codes for MSRRPVLLVIAHGSRDPRHAATVHALVERVRAARPGLRVETGFLDFNAPAVPQVLERLAGEGVQDVVALPLLLTRAFHAKADIPAALREASARLPRLRVHQAEVLGPSPLLLTALERRLYEAGLSPGDKSSTGVVLASAGSTDPEAIAVIAEIARELRYTGWCAVRPAFASAVSAGGYPRTEDAVRDLRAAAGVRRIAVAPYVIAPGFLPDRIARGAREGGAEVLGEVLGASPELARLLLVRYDEARVPVRLAAVSA
- a CDS encoding ABC transporter permease — its product is MASTETSPKNDLAGLEAGLDALETHTTERVGLGRILLSKVVPPLVAVVLVITLWQFAAASDIKPDYVLPSPVDVWHSIEQMWLEGTLLGYIWTSISRGALGFAVSVAIGTPLGLLVARVKVVRAAIGPILSGLQSLPSVAWVPAAIIWFGLTDATIYAVVLLGAVPSIANGLVAGVDQIPPLYLRAGRTIGATGINGIRHVLLPAALPGYLAGLKQGWAFSWRSLMAAELIASSPDLGTGLGQLMENFRTFNDMSGVLATIILILIVGIGIDLLFFSPLERRVLRSRGLLTKG